One window from the genome of Eucalyptus grandis isolate ANBG69807.140 chromosome 7, ASM1654582v1, whole genome shotgun sequence encodes:
- the LOC104431512 gene encoding UPF0496 protein At4g34320-like — protein sequence MNQEVVKVILDSKKDIWRNEELLKLVQDYFNDSLPTLDFCASLENCLKHVRDAHLQIFTALHCFEEEDGEGCCSYSKILEELTNFKETGDPFTREFFELFQTIYKLQKFMLKKLWIKKKKIEKKLKSIQMWRKISSMIPVATFAAILIYSVTTATVASPPVVAALAAATAMDVIGKWIDSLWRNCEEALKRREEVITSMQVSATKLFPPFL from the exons ATGAACCAGGAAGTGGTCAAAGTCATCTTGGATAGCAAGAAAGATATCTGGAGAAATGAAGAGCTGCTGAAGCTTGTACAAGATTACTTCAATGACAGCTTGCCCACCCTTGATTTCTGTGCTTCCCTCGAGAATTGCTTGAAGCATGTGCGTGATGCCCATTTGCAGATTTTCACCGCCCTTCATtgttttgaagaagaagatggggagGGCTGTTGCAG TTACTCAAAAATCTTGGAGGAACTGACAAATTTCAAGGAGACCGGAGACCCTTTCACCAGGGAGTTCTTTGAGCTCTTTCAGACAATTTACAAGCTACAGAAGTTCATGCTCAAGAAGTTGtggatcaagaagaagaagattgagaaGAAGCTTAAGAGCATACAGATGTGGAGGAAAATCTCAAGCATGATACCGGTTGCAACTTTCGCAGCCATTCTAATCTATTCTGTCACAACTGCTACGGTGGCTTCTCCGCCAGTTGTTGCTGCCCTAGCAGCTGCAACCGCCATGGATGTGATTGGCAAGTGGATTGACTCCCTTTGGAGGAATTGTGAAGAAGCACTGAAGAGACGGGAGGAGGTGATCACCTCGATGCAAGTGAGTGCTACAAAGCTTTTCCCTCCCTTTTTGTAA